From one Phocoena sinus isolate mPhoSin1 chromosome 4, mPhoSin1.pri, whole genome shotgun sequence genomic stretch:
- the POLR2H gene encoding DNA-directed RNA polymerases I, II, and III subunit RPABC3 isoform X1, with protein MAGILFEDIFDVKDIDPEGKKFDRVSRLHCESESFKMDLILDVNIQIYPVDLGDKFRLVIASTLYEDGTLDDGEYNPTDDRPSRADQFEYVMYGKVYRIEGDETSTEAATRLSAYVSYGGLLMRLQGDANNLHGFEVDSRVYLLMKKLAF; from the exons ATGGCAGGCATCCTGTTTGAGGATATTTTTGATGTAAAAGACATTGACCCGGAGGGCAAAAAGTTTGACCGAG TGTCTCGACTGCATTGTGAGAGTGAATCTTTCAAGATGGACCTCATATTAGATGTAAACATTCAAATTTACCCTGTAGACTTGG GTGACAAGTTCCGGTTGGTCATAGCCAGTACTTTGTATGAAGATGGTACTCTGGATGATGGTGAATACAACCCTACAGATGATAGGCCTTCCAG GGCTGACCAATTTGAGTATGTAATGTATGGGAAAGTGTACAGGATTGAGGGAGATGAAACTTCTACTGAAGCAGCAACACGCCT CTCTGCCTACGTGTCCTATGGGGGCCTGCTCATGAGGCTGCAGGGTGATGCCAACAATCTGCATGGATTTGAAGTGGATTCCAGAGTTTATCTGCTGATGAAGAAACTGGCCTTCTGA
- the POLR2H gene encoding DNA-directed RNA polymerases I, II, and III subunit RPABC3 isoform X2 codes for MDLILDVNIQIYPVDLGDKFRLVIASTLYEDGTLDDGEYNPTDDRPSRADQFEYVMYGKVYRIEGDETSTEAATRLSAYVSYGGLLMRLQGDANNLHGFEVDSRVYLLMKKLAF; via the exons ATGGACCTCATATTAGATGTAAACATTCAAATTTACCCTGTAGACTTGG GTGACAAGTTCCGGTTGGTCATAGCCAGTACTTTGTATGAAGATGGTACTCTGGATGATGGTGAATACAACCCTACAGATGATAGGCCTTCCAG GGCTGACCAATTTGAGTATGTAATGTATGGGAAAGTGTACAGGATTGAGGGAGATGAAACTTCTACTGAAGCAGCAACACGCCT CTCTGCCTACGTGTCCTATGGGGGCCTGCTCATGAGGCTGCAGGGTGATGCCAACAATCTGCATGGATTTGAAGTGGATTCCAGAGTTTATCTGCTGATGAAGAAACTGGCCTTCTGA
- the THPO gene encoding thrombopoietin isoform X1 — protein sequence MELTELLLVVMPLLTARLTLSSPAPPACDPRLLNKLLRDSHVLHSRLSQCPDVNPLSTPVLLPAVDFSLGEWKTQTEQTKAQDVLGASTLLLEAVMAARGQLGPTCLSSLLVQLSGQVRFLLGALQGLLGTQLSAQGRTTAHKDPSAIFLSFQRLLRGKVRFLLLVVGPTLCAKRAPPTTAIPGNTSPFLILNKLPNRTSGLLETNSSVSARTTGSGLLNRLQGFRAKIPGLLNQTSRSLDQIPGHLNRTHGPLSGIHGLFPGPTPRTLRAPDIPPETSDMDSLPPYLQPGESPSPAHPPPGQYTLFSPSPTLPIPTVQLQPMLPDPSAITPNSTSRLLVAAHSHFRNLSQEE from the exons ATGGAGCTGACTG AATTGCTCCTCGTGGTCATGCCTCTCCTAACTGCAAGACTAACTCTGTCCAGCCCGGCTCCTCCTGCCTGTGACCCCCGACTCCTAAATAAACTGCTTCGTGACTCCCATGTCCTTCACAGCAGACTG AGCCAGTGCCCAGACGTTAACCCTTTGTCCACACCCGTCCTGCTGCCTGCTGTGGACTTCAGCTTGGGAGAATGGAAAACCCAGACA GAACAGACCAAGGCACAGGACGTTCTGGGAGCCTCGACCCTTCTGCTGGAGGCAGTGATGGCAGCACGGGGACAACTGGGACCCACTTGCCTCTCATCCCTACTGGTGCAGCTTTCTGGACAGGTCCGCTTCCTCCTTGGGGCCCTGCAGGGCCTCCTAGGAACCCAG CTTTCTGCGCAGGGCAGGACCACAGCTCACAAGGATCCCAGTGCCATCTTCCTGAGCTTCCAACGACTGCTCCGAGGAAAGGTGCGTTTCCTGCTGCTTGTAGTGGGACCCACCCTCTGTGCCAAGCGGGCCCCACCTACCACAGCTATCCCGGGGAACACCTCTCCATTTCTCATACTGAACAAGCTCCCAAACAGGACTTCTGGATTGTTGGAGACAAACTCCAGTGTCTCAGCCAGAACTACTGGCTCTGGACTTCTGAACAGGCTGCAGGGATTCAGAGCCAAGATTCCTGGTCTGCTGAACCAAACCTCCAGGTCCCTAGACCAAATCCCTGGACACCTGAACAGGACACATGGACCCCTGAGTGGAATTCACGGACTCTTTCCTGGACCCACACCCAGGACCCTAAGAGCCCCGGATATTCCTCCGGAAACTTCAGACATGGACTCCCTGCCACCCTACCTCCAGCCTGGAGAGTCTCCTTCCCCAGCCCATCCTCCTCCTGGACAGTACACACTCTTCTCTCCTTCACCCACCTTGCCCATCCCCACGGTCCAGCTCCAACCCATGCTTCCTGACCCCTCTGCTATCACACCCAACTCTACCAGTCGTCTTCTAGTTGCAGCCCACTCTCACTTCCGGAATCTGTCTCAGGAAGAGTAA
- the THPO gene encoding thrombopoietin isoform X2, producing the protein MELTELLLVVMPLLTARLTLSSPAPPACDPRLLNKLLRDSHVLHSRLSQCPDVNPLSTPVLLPAVDFSLGEWKTQTEQTKAQDVLGASTLLLEAVMAARGQLGPTCLSSLLVQLSGQVRFLLGALQGLLGTQLSAQGRTTAHKDPSAIFLSFQRLLRGKDFWIVGDKLQCLSQNYWLWTSEQAAGIQSQDSWSAEPNLQVPRPNPWTPEQDTWTPEWNSRTLSWTHTQDPKSPGYSSGNFRHGLPATLPPAWRVSFPSPSSSWTVHTLLSFTHLAHPHGPAPTHAS; encoded by the exons ATGGAGCTGACTG AATTGCTCCTCGTGGTCATGCCTCTCCTAACTGCAAGACTAACTCTGTCCAGCCCGGCTCCTCCTGCCTGTGACCCCCGACTCCTAAATAAACTGCTTCGTGACTCCCATGTCCTTCACAGCAGACTG AGCCAGTGCCCAGACGTTAACCCTTTGTCCACACCCGTCCTGCTGCCTGCTGTGGACTTCAGCTTGGGAGAATGGAAAACCCAGACA GAACAGACCAAGGCACAGGACGTTCTGGGAGCCTCGACCCTTCTGCTGGAGGCAGTGATGGCAGCACGGGGACAACTGGGACCCACTTGCCTCTCATCCCTACTGGTGCAGCTTTCTGGACAGGTCCGCTTCCTCCTTGGGGCCCTGCAGGGCCTCCTAGGAACCCAG CTTTCTGCGCAGGGCAGGACCACAGCTCACAAGGATCCCAGTGCCATCTTCCTGAGCTTCCAACGACTGCTCCGAGGAAAG GACTTCTGGATTGTTGGAGACAAACTCCAGTGTCTCAGCCAGAACTACTGGCTCTGGACTTCTGAACAGGCTGCAGGGATTCAGAGCCAAGATTCCTGGTCTGCTGAACCAAACCTCCAGGTCCCTAGACCAAATCCCTGGACACCTGAACAGGACACATGGACCCCTGAGTGGAATTCACGGACTCTTTCCTGGACCCACACCCAGGACCCTAAGAGCCCCGGATATTCCTCCGGAAACTTCAGACATGGACTCCCTGCCACCCTACCTCCAGCCTGGAGAGTCTCCTTCCCCAGCCCATCCTCCTCCTGGACAGTACACACTCTTCTCTCCTTCACCCACCTTGCCCATCCCCACGGTCCAGCTCCAACCCATGCTTCCTGA